TCGGCAAGTCGACAGGCGATTTCGACGTAGTTGCCTTCATCGGTCGCCACGCAGTCCGTGACGCCCATTTTCTGGTAGCACGCCGCCACAAAACGGCCTCGTCGAAACTTCGTCGGCAGCGTTACCAGCGGCGTGCCGCAACTAAAGATTTCATATGCCGTGATTCCCGAACCATAGTAAAGCGGATCCAACGCGACGTCGGCGATTGAAAGCAGGCTGAGGTATTCGTCGAAGTCCATTCGAGGTCGAAACTGAACTCGATCTGCCGCACCTGCCAGAGTGTTCTCGAAACGCGCTCTCAGACGATCCGTCAGCGCTGGAATCTTTGCTTCAACCAGTACGATTGTCGCAGCCGAGTCGCGCTGCAGAATCTCGCGTAGAATCTCATCAAAATTCGGGTGCAGCTTCATTAAGTTTTGAGCACACACATAAAGATGCTGGTCGTCGCGGTAGCCGAGTTCCGCACGCGACTTCAGCGGTGATGGGATTCGGACCGGTTCCTGCCAGGTAAGAAAAGTGTCTGCCAGGTAAAGCTGTTCCGAATAGTGCGCAGACGCGTCGGGTAGCTCGACCAGTTTATTGCTGAGATAGAAATCCATTGCCGGAATCCCGGACGTTACCGGCAATCCCCATCCCGTGCATTGCACGGTCGCCAAGCGTGCAAACGGCAGAAAGTAGTTCAGCAAATCTGTCCCGCATTCCCAGTGATACAGCAGATCAAACTGTTGCCGACGAAGCGGGTTGACCATCCGATAGTAGCGGTCAGGAAGTTCCAGAACTTGAGTCTGCGGATTCGTGAGCCCTTCGCGAATCGCATTCGCCGCGACTGCAGGAGCAACAATCCAGACTTCGAATTCATCTCGGTTCAATCGATCAACGATGCCCGCCATGCAGCGCAGAAAAATTCCCTGATGCCCGTTCGTCACAACGAAACCGATCTTTGCTTTTTCCGAAGCAGCACCGCGCGGCGGCGATGCCGTGGGGAACGATCCTGTAAACAGGCTGGCAAGTGACTCTTTCACTGGCCTGTCGTCCAGCCCGTGATATGTCAGCCCGAACGGCGGCATCAGACCTTTGAATTCCACGTTAATGTGCGCCAACGTTCCTGGCTGCGCAACTTGCAATTGTTGCAGCAGACGATTTCGAAACGTGTGAATGTCGTCTTCCGATTCAAACACTCCGCGACAAAGAAACGCCTCCTTCAGCTTCAGCCAGCCGTCATCCGGTTCCAATTCGGCGGCGTTCGCGTACAACGCACGAGCCTCCTCAAAGTCTTCCAAATTGCGATAGCCGTCTGCCAGGGAAGTCAGCAGCTCCGCATCATTGGGCGCCAGCTTTACTGCGGCCTCGAATTCACGAATGGCTTCGGACGTACGTTGTTGACTGAGGAACAGATTGGCGAGATTCTTGCGAGCTTCCAGCATGTTTGGCTGCAACTGCAGAGCCGCCTGGTAAGACTGATACGCCCCGTCTGGATCACCCGTCGCTTTTTGAGCGACTCCCAGATTGCAGTGAAACTTCGCTTCATTCGGTTTCAACGCGACGGCGCTTTTCAGCCATCGAATCGCTTCGGCCCCCTGCCCCGCATCCAGTAACGCGTTCCCCAACCCGTTTTGAGCGTTCGCGTAATCCGGCTTTAATGCCAGTGCTGATCGCAGCGTGGCGATTGCATCATCCAGTCGCCCAACTGCCGTGAGCGTGGTGCCGAGATTATTGATCGCCTGCAGAAACTTTGGGTTCAGCCGAACGGCCGATTCAAAACACTCAATCGCTTCCTGCTGCTGACCGAGTGCCTTGAAGGTGTTGCCAAGGTCGAAGTGAAACTTAGCGTTGGCGGGATCAAGCTGCAGCGCATGGCGAAACGCGGGGATAGAATCCTGCCATCGTTCTGCCGCCTGGTACGCACCACCCAGGTTGTCGAATCCTTCCGCGTTTTCGGGTGTCAGCGCGACGGCCTGTTCCAGAAATCCAATCGCATCGGTAGCTCGCCGCTGCTGCAAACACGCCGCACCCAGCAGGTGCAGCGTTGATGCATGCTGAGGCTGCACTTCCAGAATGCGGCGGTAAATGGTTTCTGCCTGCGGCAGTTGGCCCGACTGATGCAGGCCCAAAGCCGTGTTGAGTGCTTCTTCGATGGTCGCCAAGGTACGCGCCCTGCCTGCACTTTTGGGGTGTCGCTGAAAAGGGCCGTACCTAACTCATCACCTTCCAGATTGGCTGAGCACCTTCGACGCCGACCAGCTTGTTGTCCAGGCCGCCAAAGAAGTACGTCAGCTTTTCCGGGTCCAGCCCCATCTGATGCAGAATGGTGGCGTGCAGATGCTTGACATGGAACTTGTCGTCAACCGCTCGACCGCCCAGTTCGTCGGTGGTGCCGATGCTGGTACCGCCCTTGATACCGCCGCCGGCCATCCACATGGTAAAGCCGTAGCTGTTGTGATCTCGACCAGTTCCCTTGGCGTATTCTGCCGTTGGCTGTCGACCAAACTCGCCACCCCAAACGATCAGCGTGTCCTTCAACATGTCTCGCTGTTTAAGGTCGTTGATCAATCCGGCCAGTGGTTTGTCCGTTTCGGCTGCGTGCAGATTGTGGTTATCTTCAAGGTCGCCGTGAGCGTCCCAGTTGTCGTCGTTGTGAGCTCCACCGGAATAGATTTGCACCATCCGCACGCCTCGTTCGACCAAACGCCGCGCGAGCAGACATTGCTTGCCGACGGTTGAGCACTTCGGATCGTTCAAGCCGTACAGTTCCTGCGTGGCCTTTGATTCCTGAGCGATGTCAACCGCTTCGGGAGCTTCGGCCTGCATGCGAAACGCGAGTTCATACGAAGCGATTCTTGCCGCCAGGTTACTGTTGTCGTGCCGCGGTGCCTGGTGTGCCTGATTGTATTCTCGCAGCGTATCCAGAAGTCTGCGCTGCCCACCGCTGGCCAGTTCATCCGGCGGCGAAAGGTCCAGAATCGGGTCGCCCTGCGAACGCATGACCGTGGCCTGATATGTGGCCGGCATGTAACCGCTGCTCCAGTTCTTCGCCCCACTGATCGGGCCGCCTCGCGGATCCAGCATCACGACAAAGCCAGGCAGGTCCTGATTTTCACTGCCCAGTCCGTAGTTCACCCACGAGCCCAGACACGGATGACCGCTAAGCACCTTGCCGGAATTCATCATCAGCATGGCGGAACCATGGATTGGAGAATCGGCCGTCATCGAATGAATAAACGAAATATCGTCAACGCATGTGCCCAAGTGTGGAAACAGGTCGCTCACCCATTTGCCGCATTCGCCGTACTGCTTGAACTTCCAGCGAGGCTCGACGATGCGACCCTGATTTTTGTGGCCGCCACGACCGAATGTTTTGACTTCGATCGTCTTACCGTCCATGCCGTACATGTCGGGTTTATAGTCGAAGGTATCAATGTGGCTGGGGCCGCCGTAGCAGTAAAAGAAGATTACATTCTTCGCCTTGGGCGTGAAATGAGGCTCCTTTTCTGCCAGTGGGTTTGTCCACGCGGTCTCCGCGTCGGCCGCAACAGATTGCTGCGACAAAAAGCCGTCCTGATCCAGTAGTGCGGTCAGGCCCAGCCCCGTAAATCCGGCGCCCGCCTGCCACAGCATTTCGCGACGCGTACGGCCGCAGAAGTTTTTCGGTTTCATGATCGTTCAATCCAGATACATAAACTCATTTAAGTTCAACGCGACAAGGCAGAAGTATTTCAACGCCTGATCGTCGTTCAGTTCGTTCTCTTTTTTCAGTCCGGCCATCAGGTCGAGTCCACGCTTGATTTCGGCATCAGAGGGATCTCGCTGCATCACGCGCCGCAGCGCGAACTTCACGCGATCGGCAGCAGAATCGTCAGCTTTCTTTCTAAGCATTTCGGCGAACACATCGGCCTGCTTCAATGCGAAGTCGCTGTTCAGCATCCCCAATGCCTGAGTTGGCTGAGTCGTCACGAACCTCACCGGACACGTTTGATCTGTGTCGGCGAAGTCGAAGCTTTCGATTAGTGGATCCAGCAGCGATCGCTTCACGTGAATGTAGATGCTGCGGCGTACTTCGTCTTCTGGCGAAGACTTGCCCCAGCCAGAACCGGGCCGAGATTGCCCCGCCTTGACGGCGTCTGGAATCTCCGTGTAAATGCTGGGCCCGAACATCTTGTCACTATTCAGGCTGCCGTTGGCCCACAGAATTGAATCGCGAATTTCTTCGGCAGAAAGACGCCTCATATCAAAACGCCAGAACAGATCATTTGATGGATCAACTGCGTAGGACTTTTCGTTGGGCCGCGACGACATTTGGTAGGCCGACGACGACATCACCAGACGGTGCATCGCCTTCATCGACCAGCCGCTTTCGACGAACCTGGCGGCCAGCCAGTCGAGTAGTTCCGGATGAGTCGGGCGGGTGCCCTGAAAACCGAAGTCGCTGGATGACCGCACAATGCCGCGGCCGAAGTGGAACTGCCAGATGCGGTTCATCATGACGCGAGCCGTCAACGGATTCTCAGGACTCGCAATCCATTCGGCCAGCACCCTTCGTCGACCGGACGACTTCGCGTCTTTGGGTGGTGTCGGAATAACGGCTTCGGGAGGCGACAGTATCGACGGAAAACCGGGGACGACTTCATCGGTTTCGGCATGCGGATTTCCGCGAGCCAGCAGGTACGTCGGTTTAATTTCGCTAATGTCTTCCTTCACAACCAGTGCGGACGCCAGTCCCTTCGGCTTGGTTTCTTTTAAACTTTGAAGACGTTCGAACTGCCGCTTGTAGTTCTTCACCTGACGTTCGTTCAGAATTCCGCCCTTGCGTTTTTCGACGATGGGGACGC
This DNA window, taken from Fuerstiella marisgermanici, encodes the following:
- a CDS encoding tetratricopeptide repeat protein, producing the protein MATIEEALNTALGLHQSGQLPQAETIYRRILEVQPQHASTLHLLGAACLQQRRATDAIGFLEQAVALTPENAEGFDNLGGAYQAAERWQDSIPAFRHALQLDPANAKFHFDLGNTFKALGQQQEAIECFESAVRLNPKFLQAINNLGTTLTAVGRLDDAIATLRSALALKPDYANAQNGLGNALLDAGQGAEAIRWLKSAVALKPNEAKFHCNLGVAQKATGDPDGAYQSYQAALQLQPNMLEARKNLANLFLSQQRTSEAIREFEAAVKLAPNDAELLTSLADGYRNLEDFEEARALYANAAELEPDDGWLKLKEAFLCRGVFESEDDIHTFRNRLLQQLQVAQPGTLAHINVEFKGLMPPFGLTYHGLDDRPVKESLASLFTGSFPTASPPRGAASEKAKIGFVVTNGHQGIFLRCMAGIVDRLNRDEFEVWIVAPAVAANAIREGLTNPQTQVLELPDRYYRMVNPLRRQQFDLLYHWECGTDLLNYFLPFARLATVQCTGWGLPVTSGIPAMDFYLSNKLVELPDASAHYSEQLYLADTFLTWQEPVRIPSPLKSRAELGYRDDQHLYVCAQNLMKLHPNFDEILREILQRDSAATIVLVEAKIPALTDRLRARFENTLAGAADRVQFRPRMDFDEYLSLLSIADVALDPLYYGSGITAYEIFSCGTPLVTLPTKFRRGRFVAACYQKMGVTDCVATDEGNYVEIACRLAESPSHRAAVSASIEAHRGELFCEDAAVTEFERALNAMLKSVEPQ
- a CDS encoding DUF1501 domain-containing protein, which encodes MKPKNFCGRTRREMLWQAGAGFTGLGLTALLDQDGFLSQQSVAADAETAWTNPLAEKEPHFTPKAKNVIFFYCYGGPSHIDTFDYKPDMYGMDGKTIEVKTFGRGGHKNQGRIVEPRWKFKQYGECGKWVSDLFPHLGTCVDDISFIHSMTADSPIHGSAMLMMNSGKVLSGHPCLGSWVNYGLGSENQDLPGFVVMLDPRGGPISGAKNWSSGYMPATYQATVMRSQGDPILDLSPPDELASGGQRRLLDTLREYNQAHQAPRHDNSNLAARIASYELAFRMQAEAPEAVDIAQESKATQELYGLNDPKCSTVGKQCLLARRLVERGVRMVQIYSGGAHNDDNWDAHGDLEDNHNLHAAETDKPLAGLINDLKQRDMLKDTLIVWGGEFGRQPTAEYAKGTGRDHNSYGFTMWMAGGGIKGGTSIGTTDELGGRAVDDKFHVKHLHATILHQMGLDPEKLTYFFGGLDNKLVGVEGAQPIWKVMS